In a single window of the Microbacterium sp. Root61 genome:
- a CDS encoding DUF1844 domain-containing protein: MDDARQARWEEQERAASSATRDIADVPAVEVITTAAVHLMSASAVKVGLADDPATQMDLDEARKLINALAGLITAGAPEISDMHARSLRDGLRSLQLAFREASVIPDPIGKGPGEKWTGPVN; this comes from the coding sequence GTGGATGACGCACGCCAGGCCCGCTGGGAGGAGCAGGAGCGCGCGGCATCCTCGGCCACGCGCGACATCGCCGATGTGCCCGCCGTCGAGGTCATCACGACCGCCGCGGTGCACCTGATGAGCGCCTCCGCCGTCAAGGTCGGCCTCGCCGACGACCCGGCGACCCAGATGGATCTGGACGAGGCGCGCAAGCTCATCAACGCCCTCGCCGGACTCATCACGGCCGGAGCGCCGGAGATCAGCGACATGCACGCCCGCTCGCTGCGCGACGGCCTCCGCTCGCTGCAGCTCGCCTTCCGCGAAGCATCGGTCATCCCCGACCCGATCGGCAAGGGCCCGGGCGAGAAGTGGACGGGTCCGGTCAACTAG